Proteins found in one Pseudochaenichthys georgianus chromosome 13, fPseGeo1.2, whole genome shotgun sequence genomic segment:
- the LOC139434987 gene encoding uncharacterized protein: MLKNTGRMAVRCPICNSSYRALSKHLQRNHGVRNLDERKILLLLANGRTNIRLHPCTILGCEYHGTRLDRHLARDHVELAREELHVVQNQMKMTVAKKELYELRMTNPTIEMITAWAVDTVADDDILSQPPPLSPVNECDNPDCKEWRLEANAVRAQRDIYAAEVKSLRCKLQQRIKDKRQRMDQRAGDMPAFDGEERERVILKKRPRPESTPTRLSKSKGPSCSKSPIPACSTSPIPACSTSPIPACSKSPTGSHTHSPSSSEPASIHTEASSTSPPINSPWFRGRGRGNIMRDITFPRIMEEYLQGYREHYAGIDPPVRLQENTVSKLSRVKSFLSFMAHGFNRLSDWLFLRDLKRIRGWSRSLMKSSLQVTTSDFYIKNISHFLKYMADTPCKGSRLSQTDMILIKREVVAILKSLKRKVLIHQMQVKRDKMEGLPSHNDLMTCLTSTTTRIPQLLDVMASNPTTATRTLLYGYMTLHWSCIYGHRPGVYSNMTNAEVRKADTTGTAFGYLVHVSNHKTANAFGEAQLYLTVEEFGWMKRWLEIKGTLTCTQSRYFLYTEGKNPFRKLAYSLRLAWADVGLRSPINFTDLRTVHADNAKRFQDKGNRQRVSDFMCHNTATADKFYANNPSLKEAADIRLLFTQSLQAAAAASTAAAGNEDTFAGIDIDSDNSGEEHSPAPYQDSLPRHVPKRDQSLAEHNPSDMGEERVPYSAPTSPTVASDQLVNMQCVVVISPLVNTLYPV, encoded by the exons atgctcaagaatacaggtcggatggcggtccgttgtccgatctgcaatagctcctaccgtgccctgagcaagcacctacagaggaaccatggtgtgcgtaacttggatgaaagaaaaattctgctgttgttggccaacggacggaccaacattaggctccatccctgtaccattctgggatgcgagtaccacggcacaaggctggatcgccacttggccagagaccatgttgagctggcccgggaggaactacatgtggttcaaaatcaaatgaaaatgacagtggccaagaaggagctttatgaactccgaatgacaaaccccacaatagaaatgattaccgcttgggctgttgacacggtggcagacgacgatatactgtcacaacctccacccttgtccccggtgaatgaatgtgacaacccggactgcaaagaatggaggctggaggctaacgcagtgagggctcagcgggacatatatgctgctgaggtgaaatccctgcgctgcaagttgcagcagaggataaaggacaagcgacagaggatggatcagcgggccggggacatgcccgcgttcgatggggaggaacgagagcgggtcattctgaagaaacgaccccgaccagagtcgacaccaacgaggctgtccaagtcgaaaggtccctcctgcagcaagtctcccattcctgcctgcagcacgtctcccattcccgcctgcagcacgtctcccattcccgcctgcagcaagtcccccactggctctcacacccattcacccagctcctcagagcctgcatccatccataccgaggcctcgtcaacctcccctcccataaattccccctggttccggggcaggggccggggaaatataatgcgggacataacattcccacggatcatgg aggagtatctgcaaggataccgggagcattatgcaggtatcgacccaccagtgaggctccaggaaaacacagtctccaaactaagcagagtgaagtcgttcctcagtttcatggcacacggtttcaatcgcctgtctgactggctctttttgagggatctcaagaggatacgcgggtggtcccggagcctgatgaagtcaagccttcaggtcacgacctccgacttctacatcaagaatatatcacactttctcaagtacatggccgacacaccgtgcaaggggagcaggctcagccaaacggacatgattttaatcaaacgggaagtagttgccatcctgaagtccctgaagagaaaagtacttatccaccagatgcaagtgaagcgtgacaagatggaaggtctgccgagccacaacgacctaatgacatgcttgacttcgaccaccactcgcatccctcagctcctggatgtgatggccagcaatccgactaccgcgacccggacactgctctatgggtatatgactcttcattggagctgcatttatggccaccgtccgggggtctactccaacatgaccaacgccgaggtccgaaaggcggatacaactggcactgccttcggctacctggttcat gtaagtaaccacaagacggccaacgcgttcggggaggcgcagctgtacctcaccgtagaagaatttggatggatgaagaggtggctggaaattaagggtacgctgacctgcacccagagccgttactttctgtacacagaggggaagaacccgttcaggaagcttgcctactccctgaggttggcatgggctgatgtggggctccgcagtcccattaacttcaccgacctccgcacagtccacgccgataatgcgaagaggtttcaagacaaaggcaaccgccaaagagtgagtgatttcatgtgtcacaacactgcaactgcggacaaattttacgcgaataatccttctttgaaggaggctgcggacattcggttgctcttcacacagtcacttcaagcagcggcggcggcatcgacagcagcagcgggaaatgaagacacttttgcgggtattgacatcgacagtgacaactctggagaggagcacagcccggctccctaccaagactccctaccaagacatgtcccgaagagggaccagtcactggccgaacacaacccctcagacatgggtgaagagagggtgccatactctgccccaacttcacccactgttgccagtgatcaacttgtaaatatgcagtgtgttgttgtaatcagtccccttgtaaatacgttatatcctgtttga